One genomic segment of Deinococcus betulae includes these proteins:
- a CDS encoding TOBE domain-containing protein, whose translation MTHDQEEALAFSDRVAVMRGGQIEQIGTPEAVYSQPHTEFVATFLGRSNLLSGIASSGSPQTQLGRLLLNAQVEGPVTVSVRPEHFAFTEDPQACPVTILSREFKGHDVTYVVQLAQGQKLLVHHAGDEVWHEGHQTFVRVTQPVSTVP comes from the coding sequence GTGACCCATGACCAGGAAGAAGCCCTGGCTTTTAGCGACCGGGTCGCCGTCATGCGTGGGGGCCAGATAGAGCAGATCGGCACGCCCGAAGCGGTGTACAGCCAGCCGCATACGGAGTTCGTGGCTACTTTTCTGGGCCGCAGCAATCTGCTCTCTGGTATCGCGTCAAGCGGCAGCCCCCAGACGCAACTCGGCCGCCTACTGCTGAACGCTCAGGTGGAGGGTCCTGTGACAGTCAGTGTCCGGCCGGAACACTTCGCGTTCACGGAGGACCCGCAGGCGTGCCCGGTCACCATCCTGTCCCGCGAATTCAAGGGCCATGACGTAACCTATGTCGTGCAACTCGCTCAGGGGCAGAAACTACTGGTCCACCATGCGGGGGACGAGGTGTGGCACGAAGGCCATCAGACCTTCGTGCGCGTGACGCAACCAGTCTCTACCGTACCGTGA
- a CDS encoding transposase produces MRTYPTPATPRVLGVDDWAIQKGQSCRTVLVDLERHQVIDVLKDRSTAVLRDWHRAHPGIEIVTRDRASEYSRAVTEAAPQALQVADRWHLLCNLSGMVREWILRERTHWKEVIRAVKPDVTPETTTKGKQHTGEGRRQSGPAARRQCW; encoded by the coding sequence ATGAGGACCTACCCCACTCCTGCTACCCCACGGGTGCTTGGGGTTGATGACTGGGCCATCCAGAAGGGGCAAAGCTGTAGGACCGTACTCGTCGACCTGGAGCGACATCAGGTGATTGATGTCCTGAAAGATCGCAGCACTGCGGTGCTGCGGGACTGGCACCGGGCACATCCAGGCATCGAAATCGTCACCAGAGATCGCGCCAGCGAATACAGCCGCGCAGTCACCGAGGCCGCTCCGCAGGCCCTTCAAGTGGCGGATCGTTGGCACCTGCTGTGCAATTTGAGTGGCATGGTCCGCGAATGGATTCTTCGGGAACGTACCCACTGGAAAGAAGTGATCCGTGCTGTGAAACCCGACGTGACACCAGAAACCACGACCAAAGGGAAGCAGCACACTGGTGAAGGTCGACGACAGTCCGGGCCGGCGGCACGACGGCAGTGCTGGTGA
- a CDS encoding PKD domain-containing protein: MLRADPQFRFTRREPGIHATGNATLPWSRAGGFTATWSGQLHAPTSEPYTFYVKGDGRTQVYLNNAPLISAGQSSGTLTLSAGTMYDLRVETTQDDLQPRLTLEWSTPTKTRAVVPPSALFTRPLTAQTGTLQASSVTLGQNLLENGDFSDPMGSSTYAPNWSGTYKIQGPGRDGAGSALRLTGTAAASTYLYDPLEQGATYAVTVWGKATTASACTVKVQLGTTTAAVNETLTFTSSTWTKQTVTVQHPFTTKNFSLSSETAGGECWLDDVSVVGTAAAPNVPSPQVNLVQEGDFEGTLSAWRSSDNGVLPVAVPGRSGTGQAGSIQALSEDGWSQGFNQVIPASALKPETEYVLKVAGRVTATDDALSALCFFQGTSAAATPWFDAYASFPSTAAGIWTDQVFRFKTPAQTADLYVNLNKMQLGFMPTEAACQFDDIQLGEVVTGGPQEPQEPGETDEPEPVRAIIDSSITPPTVLAGGEVLFSGAGSTGENLTYTWDFGDGTTEIGDAEATGDVSHTYTTPGYYTTRLKVTNPHSPVPVMSEIRIAVLPEVHDMLSARAIALGEATRLDVQYPLPGLEYEWTLPEGRKIISPNASYEFKSLGFHDISLTIYDRRAGVFDENGPPILLLEDAKVNVQAPEYDLEVAFYGTEEYCEPSGGGEVTKASINFRAQNDIKPDSYCFHYTDEDLSYFSGTATSTWEKDQELASSSNSVTVAEYYWELPDGTKFQGETIPARRVYDAVRQSDIPILTFNIRDSLGRVFTEAFQAAAPHYYCLKEDVPSCVEIFTSSLTQKDEYHPLLRVDVPNKYTDVVRNPTDDFYEYTIYSGLYYSPSAHILVNGVKISLSSPGYDLRTGGPFDPQEPADQHFDVTKCSGYTHKNRNVLFLKAATTDPIYNNPGRIEAGLKNAFKSGINIYKFSNLFEKGCNEYSEPDPYGYASGGRSQINYKFLLPKYEDISVPKLTLNILPDEQAPSEKRQLFVDKEGQLIAQFNVSERDITSDGNIEIKIPLYAVDANGNLDTGVYGSPYLAPNNENLLMEGIVFNRGIAEVETIINIESLGNGSIDPSRFTRYGLDGNISEISFGSQSPKDLNSTTLAMSHKTASINTLNNTVLLPQNLAGETLNRIYLGGSANARQAIDKFLKNYDGSVTNIVVGLAPIVGDGSDLLMQAYYAANRKNVDYVIVTLGTIGLVMDATTLGTLDFTAPIKALYKYGGTTARAVVKESVDRWRTRPIQENFNSIKNNYSFMMDVALNKGDVRVVGNALELAVEGKGTPTQGLLHFTSTYNTFKSGNLWPKIKGINQKIKVAKYGMFAPKISQRIGKCGSKCLSSFGQLVNLYKVNGRSNIPTLRNFEESFFNCLIRPQQITQQSNNSKLCLKNMVLSKAKFNKKDLWYGTYSRKGDVYDLAEEYDGAVMTDFIDDSEETFLNEEIIEASKALLDFHTSQGLLVNFSLTGIRDLKEVINGTASTIPVVTRAELLYIRDNWSTMGTKVKWYLNGKNVAPPWQWAEPWVKP; the protein is encoded by the coding sequence GTGTTGCGGGCCGATCCACAATTCCGCTTCACTCGCCGCGAACCTGGTATCCACGCCACGGGCAACGCGACGCTCCCCTGGTCGCGTGCTGGCGGCTTTACTGCCACGTGGTCCGGTCAACTGCATGCCCCGACCAGTGAGCCCTACACGTTTTACGTCAAGGGTGACGGGCGCACGCAGGTCTACCTCAATAACGCCCCCCTGATCTCCGCCGGTCAGTCCAGCGGCACGCTCACCCTGTCGGCTGGCACCATGTATGACCTCCGCGTGGAGACCACACAGGATGATCTTCAGCCCCGCCTCACTCTGGAGTGGTCAACCCCCACTAAGACGAGGGCCGTTGTCCCTCCCAGCGCCTTGTTCACGCGCCCTCTCACAGCACAGACAGGGACCCTTCAAGCCAGCAGTGTCACCCTCGGGCAGAACCTTCTAGAGAACGGTGATTTCTCTGATCCTATGGGGTCAAGTACCTACGCTCCTAACTGGTCGGGCACATACAAGATTCAGGGGCCGGGTCGTGACGGCGCCGGGTCAGCGCTCCGCTTGACAGGGACGGCCGCTGCCTCAACGTATCTCTATGATCCTCTGGAGCAAGGGGCAACCTACGCCGTCACGGTGTGGGGCAAAGCCACGACAGCCTCGGCCTGCACCGTGAAGGTGCAATTGGGTACCACCACCGCGGCGGTCAACGAGACGTTGACCTTCACGTCCAGCACGTGGACTAAGCAGACCGTGACCGTGCAGCATCCCTTTACCACCAAGAACTTCAGCCTGTCGAGTGAAACGGCTGGGGGAGAGTGCTGGCTGGATGACGTGAGCGTAGTGGGCACCGCCGCGGCTCCCAATGTGCCGTCACCGCAGGTAAATCTGGTTCAAGAGGGCGACTTCGAGGGCACCTTAAGTGCCTGGCGTTCCAGTGACAACGGCGTGCTGCCGGTGGCCGTCCCAGGTCGCAGCGGCACAGGACAGGCGGGGTCAATCCAGGCGCTGTCAGAGGATGGCTGGAGCCAGGGCTTTAACCAAGTGATTCCGGCGAGTGCCCTGAAGCCAGAGACAGAGTACGTGCTGAAGGTCGCAGGGCGCGTAACGGCCACAGACGACGCTCTCAGCGCGCTCTGCTTTTTCCAGGGGACGAGCGCGGCCGCGACGCCTTGGTTTGATGCCTATGCGTCGTTTCCCTCGACGGCCGCTGGAATCTGGACGGATCAGGTGTTCCGATTTAAGACACCTGCACAGACTGCTGATCTGTACGTCAATCTGAACAAGATGCAGTTGGGGTTCATGCCGACGGAAGCGGCTTGCCAATTTGACGACATCCAACTAGGTGAAGTGGTGACAGGAGGCCCGCAAGAGCCTCAAGAACCAGGGGAGACCGACGAGCCGGAACCTGTCCGGGCTATCATAGATTCTTCTATTACACCACCGACCGTACTTGCTGGGGGCGAAGTACTGTTTAGCGGAGCTGGTTCAACGGGCGAGAACCTAACCTACACATGGGACTTCGGCGATGGAACGACTGAAATAGGTGACGCTGAGGCGACAGGAGACGTCTCTCATACATATACAACGCCTGGTTACTACACGACTAGGCTCAAGGTAACGAATCCACACAGTCCTGTACCCGTCATGTCAGAAATCAGAATCGCAGTTTTGCCTGAAGTGCACGACATGCTTAGCGCTCGGGCCATTGCTTTAGGTGAAGCGACAAGGCTTGATGTTCAGTATCCGTTGCCAGGACTTGAATATGAATGGACCCTGCCCGAGGGTCGGAAAATCATTTCTCCTAACGCGTCATATGAGTTTAAAAGCTTGGGCTTCCATGACATCTCTTTAACGATTTATGATAGAAGGGCGGGTGTTTTTGATGAGAATGGCCCTCCTATTTTGCTGCTAGAAGACGCCAAGGTGAATGTGCAGGCCCCCGAATATGATTTGGAAGTCGCTTTCTATGGCACAGAAGAATATTGTGAGCCCAGTGGCGGCGGAGAGGTAACTAAAGCGTCAATCAATTTTAGAGCTCAGAATGATATTAAGCCAGATAGTTACTGTTTTCATTACACGGATGAAGACCTCTCATATTTTTCCGGTACTGCCACCTCAACTTGGGAGAAAGATCAAGAACTCGCCTCCAGTTCTAACAGTGTTACCGTCGCTGAGTACTACTGGGAATTGCCAGACGGTACGAAGTTTCAAGGAGAAACTATACCTGCTCGGCGTGTATATGACGCAGTAAGGCAATCTGATATTCCTATCTTGACATTTAATATAAGAGATTCTTTAGGGCGAGTTTTCACGGAAGCTTTCCAAGCTGCCGCTCCGCATTATTACTGCCTTAAGGAGGATGTGCCAAGCTGTGTAGAGATTTTCACAAGCTCATTGACTCAAAAAGATGAGTATCACCCACTCCTCAGGGTGGATGTGCCAAATAAATATACAGATGTCGTACGTAATCCAACAGACGACTTCTACGAATACACAATCTACAGTGGATTATATTATTCCCCAAGTGCACACATATTGGTAAATGGAGTCAAAATCTCACTCTCAAGTCCTGGTTATGATTTAAGAACGGGCGGGCCTTTTGATCCTCAGGAGCCTGCAGATCAACATTTTGATGTGACCAAGTGCAGCGGCTATACGCACAAGAATCGAAATGTTCTATTTCTTAAAGCAGCGACTACCGATCCAATATATAATAATCCAGGTAGAATTGAAGCTGGATTGAAAAATGCTTTTAAGTCAGGAATTAATATATATAAATTCAGTAACTTGTTTGAAAAAGGATGCAATGAATATTCTGAACCCGATCCATACGGATATGCATCAGGCGGCAGGTCACAAATTAACTACAAATTCCTCCTACCTAAATATGAGGATATCAGTGTTCCTAAGTTAACATTGAATATTCTTCCAGACGAGCAAGCTCCTTCAGAAAAACGTCAATTATTTGTTGATAAAGAAGGACAGCTTATTGCTCAATTTAATGTTAGCGAGAGGGATATTACGTCGGATGGAAACATAGAGATTAAAATTCCCCTCTATGCAGTAGATGCGAACGGCAATCTGGATACTGGAGTCTACGGAAGCCCCTATCTCGCGCCTAATAATGAGAACCTACTGATGGAGGGCATCGTATTTAATAGAGGTATAGCTGAAGTCGAAACAATTATTAATATAGAAAGCCTGGGTAATGGCTCAATCGATCCATCTAGATTTACGAGATATGGTCTTGATGGAAATATAAGTGAAATCAGCTTCGGTAGCCAGTCTCCTAAAGATTTAAACAGCACCACACTGGCAATGTCTCATAAGACTGCATCTATCAATACGTTAAATAATACCGTTTTACTGCCTCAAAACCTTGCGGGAGAAACTCTTAATCGGATTTATCTGGGTGGATCGGCGAATGCACGACAGGCTATCGACAAATTTCTGAAAAATTACGATGGAAGTGTCACCAACATCGTCGTTGGATTGGCCCCCATTGTTGGAGATGGCTCCGATCTTCTCATGCAGGCATACTATGCCGCGAATCGGAAGAATGTCGATTATGTTATCGTCACTCTTGGGACAATTGGCCTCGTAATGGACGCGACCACTCTAGGCACACTTGACTTTACAGCCCCAATTAAAGCGCTTTACAAGTATGGCGGTACAACAGCCCGCGCTGTCGTCAAGGAGAGCGTAGATCGTTGGAGAACTCGCCCTATTCAAGAAAATTTCAATTCTATTAAAAATAACTATTCATTTATGATGGATGTTGCTTTAAATAAGGGAGATGTTAGAGTAGTCGGTAACGCGCTAGAGCTCGCCGTAGAAGGAAAAGGCACTCCTACTCAGGGTCTGCTGCATTTTACTTCCACCTATAATACATTCAAATCTGGGAATCTTTGGCCGAAGATCAAGGGAATTAATCAAAAGATTAAAGTAGCTAAGTATGGTATGTTTGCCCCTAAGATTTCTCAACGCATAGGGAAATGTGGCAGCAAATGCCTATCAAGTTTTGGTCAACTCGTAAATTTATATAAAGTCAATGGACGCAGTAATATACCAACTTTAAGAAATTTTGAGGAGAGTTTCTTCAATTGTTTGATAAGACCGCAGCAGATTACGCAACAATCCAATAACTCTAAACTTTGTCTAAAAAATATGGTCTTGAGCAAGGCCAAGTTTAACAAGAAGGACCTCTGGTATGGTACATATTCTAGAAAGGGTGACGTATACGACCTAGCCGAAGAATATGACGGTGCTGTTATGACAGATTTCATTGACGACTCTGAGGAAACGTTTTTAAATGAAGAAATTATTGAAGCCTCAAAAGCTCTTTTGGATTTTCATACTTCCCAAGGCCTTCTCGTCAATTTCTCTTTAACTGGTATACGAGATCTAAAAGAGGTTATCAACGGTACTGCGTCAACAATACCAGTAGTAACTAGAGCAGAGCTGTTGTATATTCGAGATAATTGGTCGACCATGGGAACTAAAGTCAAATGGTATCTTAATGGAAAAAATGTTGCGCCCCCATGGCAGTGGGCAGAACCTTGGGTAAAACCATGA
- a CDS encoding ATP phosphoribosyltransferase regulatory subunit → MIKPRALSGFPEYLPAQQLVFNRVLSVIRDTYEAYGFTPIETASVEHQDVLMAKGGEDAELYALTRLNTGPEDRDTELALHFDLSIPLARYVAQHESQLVFPAVADSESLAGRPAAGRSVPGVLSG, encoded by the coding sequence ATGATCAAACCCCGAGCCCTCAGCGGCTTTCCCGAGTATCTTCCAGCCCAGCAGCTCGTCTTTAACCGCGTCCTCTCGGTGATCCGTGACACCTACGAGGCGTACGGGTTCACACCCATCGAGACCGCGAGCGTAGAGCACCAAGACGTCCTGATGGCGAAAGGCGGTGAGGACGCCGAGCTGTATGCTCTCACCCGCCTCAATACCGGGCCAGAGGACCGCGACACCGAGCTGGCCCTGCACTTTGACCTGTCCATACCTCTGGCCCGCTACGTGGCGCAGCATGAGAGCCAGCTGGTCTTTCCAGCGGTCGCAGATTCAGAAAGTCTGGCGGGGCGACCGGCCGCAGGCCGGTCGGTACCGGGAGTTCTATCAGGCTGA
- a CDS encoding DUF3006 domain-containing protein → MSHPSDAQSMYVVIDGLEGDMARVEQPDGTVEDWPVHRLPQGVREGDVLRLEVRGGHSVLQRDHAETRWRRQEAQTKLNALNQTSSDGEVTL, encoded by the coding sequence ATGTCCCACCCGTCTGATGCTCAATCAATGTACGTCGTCATTGACGGCCTGGAGGGTGACATGGCGCGGGTTGAACAGCCGGACGGCACGGTGGAGGACTGGCCCGTGCACCGGTTGCCTCAAGGTGTTCGGGAAGGCGACGTTCTGCGGCTTGAGGTACGAGGTGGCCATTCGGTCTTACAGCGGGACCACGCCGAAACGCGCTGGCGCCGACAGGAAGCCCAGACTAAGCTGAACGCCCTGAATCAGACCAGCTCCGACGGCGAGGTCACGCTGTGA
- a CDS encoding excalibur calcium-binding domain-containing protein, translated as MTSLLLGLGTASAQATPPGALTLRFLDVGQGDAVLITSPEGKSLLYDGGRSAARMATLLTQYSVKSLDLVAASHGDADHITGLVTAVQRFKPKYFLNNGLAPTTQIWQQLVGAVQAAGTQGLLAKAQVINLGSVKVTVLPPPPGMPKTEQNLNSIGLLVEYGSFRALMTGDSETAETTGWLRQAPASVFGPIDVYKSIHHGAKNGDNSRWLAAVRPTNVVIGVGPNNYGHPTAEALTLYKKAGAAIYRTDLNGTVTVTVQPGGQYTLTTEKGTGVKGTGAAVTSPAQPPAPPSSPVRYANCAAVRAAGKAPLLRGQPGYSTALDRDGDGRACE; from the coding sequence TTGACCTCTCTGCTCTTGGGACTGGGGACGGCAAGTGCTCAGGCGACACCGCCCGGCGCCTTGACCCTGCGCTTCTTAGATGTCGGTCAAGGAGATGCGGTCCTCATCACCAGTCCTGAAGGCAAGAGCCTGCTGTATGACGGCGGCCGCAGCGCTGCCCGCATGGCCACGCTGCTCACCCAGTACAGCGTCAAGAGCCTCGACCTCGTTGCGGCCAGCCACGGCGACGCCGACCACATCACGGGTCTGGTCACGGCGGTCCAGCGGTTCAAGCCCAAGTATTTCCTGAACAACGGCCTCGCCCCAACCACTCAGATCTGGCAGCAACTGGTGGGCGCTGTGCAGGCAGCCGGCACCCAGGGCCTTCTCGCCAAAGCCCAGGTGATCAATTTGGGCAGTGTCAAAGTCACCGTCTTGCCCCCTCCACCTGGCATGCCGAAGACTGAGCAGAACCTCAACAGTATCGGCCTGCTGGTGGAGTACGGCTCGTTTCGGGCCCTGATGACGGGCGACAGCGAGACCGCAGAAACGACAGGGTGGCTGAGGCAAGCTCCCGCGAGTGTCTTTGGCCCCATTGACGTGTACAAAAGCATCCATCATGGGGCGAAGAACGGGGACAACAGCCGCTGGCTGGCGGCTGTCCGACCCACGAACGTGGTGATTGGGGTGGGCCCGAACAACTATGGGCATCCGACCGCTGAGGCGCTCACTCTTTATAAAAAAGCGGGGGCCGCGATCTACCGCACGGACTTGAATGGCACAGTGACGGTGACCGTCCAACCAGGTGGCCAGTACACCCTGACGACCGAGAAAGGCACGGGGGTCAAGGGGACTGGCGCCGCCGTCACGTCCCCTGCTCAGCCGCCTGCACCGCCCTCCTCTCCAGTGCGCTACGCGAATTGCGCAGCAGTGCGGGCAGCAGGGAAAGCGCCCCTCCTCCGCGGCCAGCCGGGGTATTCCACAGCTCTCGACCGGGACGGCGATGGCCGGGCCTGCGAATAA